One genomic segment of Pristiophorus japonicus isolate sPriJap1 chromosome 8, sPriJap1.hap1, whole genome shotgun sequence includes these proteins:
- the atpaf1 gene encoding ATP synthase mitochondrial F1 complex assembly factor 1 isoform X1, whose product MCMEAGKMAAVRELWSFSNRALAVRSRCPLPLGLGVVSNQLRMFSMSGILNRVEKEKEPQENQFYTKYQTKIQELRRTKPDLYEVRMANKEEVKRHSFGHSKQGEFIKLMEEKSEKLGERASGKKIGFNKDKTLHSILNLDMMKEKTPDEIGQIWNQYFASKNTISAVIPGTTFDLMHSRSRKCPTFLYALPRQAGYEFFVGQWSATELHFSSLINLQSLGENSPSQLIIYHYLDLQKEKGIALLTAEIDTTFLGVQEAQCLANQAQLFYATDCLKTFNLVETFNHKPSDFQHMSVIAEIEQRGIGGTLMRNGRAET is encoded by the exons ATGTGCATGGAGGCGGGCAAGATGGCGGCGGTGAGGGAGCTCTGGTCTTTCTCTAACCGGGCCCTGGCCGTCAGGAGCCGCTGCCCCCTCCCACTGGGGCTCGGCGTGGTCTCCAACCAGCTCCGCATGTTCTCCATGTCCGGCATTTTAAATCGAGTCGAGAAGGAGAAGGAGCCGCAGGAAAATCAGTTTTACACCAAGTACCAGACCAAGATACAGGAGCTGCGGAG GACAAAACCGGATCTGTATGAGGTTCGTATGGCAAACAAAGAAGAGGTTAAGAGGCACTCATTCGGACATTCAAAACAGGGCGAGTTTATCAAACTCATGGAAGAGAAG TCAGAAAAACTCGGCGAAAGAGCATCTGGAAAGAAAATTGGTTTCAATAAGGATAAG ACGCTTCATTCAATTCTCAATCTGGATATGATGAAAGAAAAAACTCCAGATGAAATAGGACAG ATTTGGAATCAGTATTTTGCTTCGAAGAATACTATCTCTGCAGTAATTCCT GGTACAACATTTGACCTGATGCACAGCAGGTCACGGAAATGTCCCACC TTCTTGTACGCTTTGCCAAGACAAGCAGGCTATGAGTTCTTTGTGGGTCAGTGGTCTGCGACTGAGCTTCACTTTTCCTCCTTAATAAATCTTCAG TCTTTGGGGGAGAATTCACCAAGCCAGCTAATAATATATCATTACCTTGATCTCCAGAAGGAGAAGGGCATTGCGCTTCTTACTGCAGAAATAGACACAACGTTTCTG GGTGTACAAGAGGCACAGTGTCTGGCCAATCAAGCACAACTCTTTTACGCCACAGACTGCCTAAAGACCTTCAATCTGGTGGAGACATTCAACCATAAACCCAGCGATTTCCAACACATGTCAGTCATTGCTGAGATTGAGCAGCGTGGAATTGGAGGCACGTTGATGAGAAATGGGAGGGCAGAGACTTAG
- the atpaf1 gene encoding ATP synthase mitochondrial F1 complex assembly factor 1 isoform X2 codes for MSRGLRTGISRGRSRIRTKPDLYEVRMANKEEVKRHSFGHSKQGEFIKLMEEKSEKLGERASGKKIGFNKDKTLHSILNLDMMKEKTPDEIGQIWNQYFASKNTISAVIPGTTFDLMHSRSRKCPTFLYALPRQAGYEFFVGQWSATELHFSSLINLQSLGENSPSQLIIYHYLDLQKEKGIALLTAEIDTTFLGVQEAQCLANQAQLFYATDCLKTFNLVETFNHKPSDFQHMSVIAEIEQRGIGGTLMRNGRAET; via the exons GACAAAACCGGATCTGTATGAGGTTCGTATGGCAAACAAAGAAGAGGTTAAGAGGCACTCATTCGGACATTCAAAACAGGGCGAGTTTATCAAACTCATGGAAGAGAAG TCAGAAAAACTCGGCGAAAGAGCATCTGGAAAGAAAATTGGTTTCAATAAGGATAAG ACGCTTCATTCAATTCTCAATCTGGATATGATGAAAGAAAAAACTCCAGATGAAATAGGACAG ATTTGGAATCAGTATTTTGCTTCGAAGAATACTATCTCTGCAGTAATTCCT GGTACAACATTTGACCTGATGCACAGCAGGTCACGGAAATGTCCCACC TTCTTGTACGCTTTGCCAAGACAAGCAGGCTATGAGTTCTTTGTGGGTCAGTGGTCTGCGACTGAGCTTCACTTTTCCTCCTTAATAAATCTTCAG TCTTTGGGGGAGAATTCACCAAGCCAGCTAATAATATATCATTACCTTGATCTCCAGAAGGAGAAGGGCATTGCGCTTCTTACTGCAGAAATAGACACAACGTTTCTG GGTGTACAAGAGGCACAGTGTCTGGCCAATCAAGCACAACTCTTTTACGCCACAGACTGCCTAAAGACCTTCAATCTGGTGGAGACATTCAACCATAAACCCAGCGATTTCCAACACATGTCAGTCATTGCTGAGATTGAGCAGCGTGGAATTGGAGGCACGTTGATGAGAAATGGGAGGGCAGAGACTTAG